The following DNA comes from Phytohabitans rumicis.
CGGCGACCCGGAGGTGCCCAGCATGGCCGAGCCATGGATCAGGACGGCGCGGACCTGTGCCGCCGACCTGGTCGACCTGGGCCGCTCCTGGCGGCCCGATCTGGTGCTCACCGACCCGATGGCGTACGCGGGCCCCCTGGTCGCGGACGCGCTCGGCGTGCCGCTGGTCCGGCTGCTGTGGGGCCCGGACTGGCCGCGCTTCGGCTTCGGCTTCGGCGGCCACCCCGAAGGCGGCCACCCCGAGCGCTGGCCGGCGTCGCTGGTCGAGCTGTTCGAGTCGTACGGCGCCCGTACCGCCGTCGACTTCGCCGTCCACACGCTGGACCTCTTCCCGCCGAGCCTGCAAGTGCCGGGCCTGGCGAACCGCACGTCGGTGCGGTTCGTTCCGTACAGCGGCCCGGGCACCGTGCCCCGCTGGCTTGCCCGGCCCCCGGACCGGCCACGGGTCTGCGTCACCTGGGGCACCAACACCACGGTGTACGCCGGCCCGCAGAGCTTCCTCGTACCCGAGATCCTGGCCGGCCTGGACGGCCTGGACGTCGAACTGGTGCTTGCCCTGTCCGGCCCGAACCTCGCGCTGTCCGGCCCGGACCGGGAACGGCTGGGCGACCTGCCTGCCGGCGCCCGCCTGGTCGAGCACCTGCCGCTGGACCTCGTCCTGCCGTCCTGTGCCGCGCTGGTCAGCCAGGGCGGGGCCGGGGCCATGGGCACCGCCGCCGCGCACGGCGTGCCGCACGTCGTCGTGCCGGTGATGGCGGATCAGCCCACCAACGCCGGCCTGGTGGCCGCCACCGGGGCCGGCTTCGCCCTGTACGACCGTCCACTGGACCCGGCCGACGTACGCGCGGCGGTGACCGCGGCGGCGTTCGACCCGCAGCCGCGCGCCGCGGCGACGCGGCTGCGGGAGGAGATTCTGGCTCTGCCGACGCCTGCGCAGACCGTTCCCCTGCTGGAGAATCTGGCCGCCGCCGGCGTCAGTCGACCAGGCGGACGCGATACCGGCTCAGCCACTCGTTGAGCTGGAGCACCATCTCCACGCTGGCCCGGCGCACCCAGCCGGAGGCGTCCGGCACCGGTTCGGCCGCTCGACCGCGCGCGGCCTCAACGTCGAGCAGCGGCAGCACCGGCGCGTCCAGATCGGCGAGCAGCTCGCCCAGCTGGACGCGCCCCGCCAGCTCGTACGCCGGATCCAGGGTGGTCGGGTAAATGACCTTGCGGCGCTGGACGATCGAGGCCGGCAGCAGGTCCCGCACCGCGGCGCGCAGCAGGCTCTTCTCCATGCCGTCGAACGTCTTCATCGCCCACGGCGCGTTGTAGACGTACTCGACCAGCCGGTGGTCGCAGAACGGCACGCGGACCTCCAGCCCGACCGCCATGCTCATCCGGTCCTTGCGGTCCAGCAGGGCCGGCACGAAGCGGGTCAGGTTGATGTAGTTGGCCACCCGCAGCCGCGCCTCGTCCGGCGTCTCACCGGGTAGCGGGGGTGTCTCGGCCACCGCGTCCCGGAACCGCTGCCGCCGGTAGCCGTCCAGGTCCAGCCGAGCGGTGAGCCCTGGATCCAGCAGCGCGCAGAGCGGGTCCCCGGGCCGGAGGAACGCGATCCAGGCGAACGTGTCGGCGGCCAGGGCCGGTGGGCTGAACAGCCATGGGTAGCCGCCGAACACCTCGTCCGCCGACTCACCCGACAGGGCCACAGTGGAGTGTTCCCGGATGGCCCGGAACAGCAGGTACAGCGAGCCGTTGAAGTCACCGGCGCCGCTGGGCACGTCCGCCGCCCGGACGGTGGCGGCGCGTACCGCCGGATCCGCCAGCTCGATGGTCTTCAGCAGGATGTCGGTGTGCTCGGTGCCGAGGTACGCGGCCAGCTCGTGGGCGTACGGCTTGTCGTGGCTCGACATGAGCGGGCTTGGCCGGAACGCCTCGGCGTAGCCGAAGTAGTCCACTGTGAACGATCGCAGCGGCCCGCCACCGCCGGCTCGCAGCGACCGCGCGGCCAGCGCCGTGAGCGCGCTGGAGTCCAGTCCGCCGGAAAGCTGTGCGCACAGCGGCACGTCGGCTACGAGCTGTCGGGAGACGATGTCGGTGAGCAGGTCCCGCACGGTGTTGACGGTGGTGGCCAGGTCGTCGATGTGCTCCCGAGCGTCCAGCGCCCAGTACCGGCGGCGGCGCAGGCCGCCCCGGCTCACCCGGACGAGGTGGCCCGGTCGTACCTCGTACATGCCTTGGAACGCGGTGACCTCCGGCGTCTTGGCCTGAGCCATCAGCTCGCGCAGCCCTTCGAGGCCGACGACCGCCTCGGCCAGCGGGTTGGCCAGGATCGCCTTGGGCTCCGAACCGAAGAGCACGCCGGCCGGCAGCGGGTAGTAGAACAGCGGCTTGACCCCCATCCGGTCACGGACCAGCAGCAGTTCCTCCCGGCGGGCGTCCCACATCGCGAACGCGTACATGCCGTTGAGGTGGTCGACGAAGTCTTCGCCCCACTCCAGGTAGGCGCGCAGCACCACCTCGGTGTCGCTGCGCGTCCGGAAACGATGGCCCCGGGCGCGCAGCTGCGACCGCAGCTCCCGGTAGTTGTAGACCTCGCCGCTGTAGGTCAGCATCGCGAGCGTCCGCCCGTCGGCCTCCGCCGGCATGGGCTGACGGCCGCCCTCGATGTCGATGACGGCGAGCCGGCGGTGGCCGAACGCGACGTGGGTGTCGAGCCACACGCCCTCGGCGTCCGGGCCGCGGCAGGCCATCGTGTCGGTCATGGCCTGGACGCACTCCCGTGCACCGGTGAGGTCCCGGTCGAAGTCCACCCAGCCGGCGATGCCGCACATCAGGAGCCGTCCCGCCACATGGCCTCCACCGTGACGACCAGTTCGGCGGTACGGGCGAACAGCTCGTTCATCCGCGCGACCGCCGCGGCCGGGGTCAGCCGGACCTGCCCGTCGTCGGTGATGTGCCGGCGGTCCAGCGGCGCCGGTGCCCCGGTGAGCCGCACCGATGGCCCGTCCAGCAGGCTCGTCGCCGCCTGCGGCCGGGAATCCCGCAGAGCCGCGGCGGCCCGGTCCACCACATCCGAGTACGCGGTGAAGACGTCCCACAGCGCGGTGAGGTCCACGGTTGCCGCGTCCCAGCGCTGTCGCGTATCCCCGGTGAGGCTCGCCGTGGCGAGCAGTTCCCGGCCCATGGCGCGTTCCAGGTCGAGCAGGTTCGCGCGGATGGCGTCGCGGTCCGCGACGGCCCGGGCCACCGCGGCGGCGGTCGGGTCCGTGGCCGGATCGGCCGCCGGATCGGGCGCGGACCCGATCACGGCGAGCCGGTCCGGTGGCCCGGTGCCCACGGCCGGCGGCCGGTCCGGGCGCCGCCGGCTCAGCAACCGGTCGCCCCACGCCGCCACCGGGCGCTCCAGCAGGTAATAGCTGACGGTGGCGGCCAGCACCGCACCGGCCACCGTGAGCGCTTCGAGTTTCCAGAACCCGCTGGTGCCGTACAGCTCCCGGATCGGCCGGGCCGCGCCGGTACGGACGCTGCCCGGCTGCAAGACGAAGTGCATGATCGCGAAGTGCCACAGGTAGATGCCGTACGAGACGCGGCCCAGATGCACCACCGGCCGGTTGGTCAGCACCGCGTCCAGCAGCCGAGAGCCGCGCGCGCCCGGTGCGACCAGCGGCGGCACGGTCAGCAGGCCGAAGGCGGTGACCATCAGGTACGTCACCAGCAGGCCGCTGACCGAGTAGATGGCGTCCATGCCGATGACGCTGAACGGGCGGGCGCAGTTGACCAGGTAGACAACCAGCGCGCCGAGGTAGAACAGGTTGGCCTTCCCGGCCGCCGCGCGCAGGAACCGCGGTGTGTCCACTGGGGACACCTGGGCCAGGGCGATCATGACGGCCAGCGCCATGCCGACCCCGATGGACGGGGCGAAGCCCTGCGGCCACCAGAACACGATCCGGTTGTCCCAGCCGTTCGCCTTGACGAAGAACAGCCATGCCAGGCCCATCCCGATGAGCAGTGGAACGGGCAGCATGAGCCGCCGGGCCCGGATGGCCGGGGTGGCGCCCCGGATGGCGTACCGGTGCGACGCCCAGGCGATCAGCGGCAGGGCGAGGTACCACTGCACCATCGTGGGTACGGTCCAGGTGACCTCCAGGCCGGTCAGCAGCTTTGGTACGAACGGGCTCGGCGCGTACACCTGGAGCAGCAGGACCGGCCGCAACACGTACCAGACGCCGTCGACGACGCCGCGGTGGAACGCGAGCAGCACGACGGCCAGCATCAGGTAGTACGCGGGCAGCAGGCGCAGCAGCCGGCGGACCAGGCCGCGGCCCTGCGCCGGCCTTCGGGTGCCGGCGATGACGGACTTGGCCAGCGGCAGGTACAGGTACAGCGCCGGCAGGACGAAGAAGACGCCGATGAACGACGGCAGCCCGCTGACCAGAAACGCGCCCAGGGCGTTGCTGGGCGGGCGCGTATCGCCCAGCGCCCGGGTGCCCAGCAGGCCGGAGAACATGGCGACGTGGACGGTCAACAGTGCCAGCGCGGCCATCCCTCGGATGCCGTACACGGCGGCGGACCGGTTACCGTCCACAATGGTCGTGGCCGCCCGGTGGCGTTGCGCGAGGTCGGTCATTGCCGGCTCAGGAAAGGGCCGACTTGACGAAGTCCAGGGTCGCGCGTACCTGCGGCCCGTCGACCACGTCCAGGGCCTGCTTGAAGCCGGGGATCCGGGCGTGCAGGAAGTTGCGCAGCACCCGCAGCTCGGCCGAGTTTACCGTGAAGGTTTTGGTGCCGTCCTTGTTGTCGACTACCTGCGGCATGTCGGCCTCCTCGCGATCGGTCAACGACGTTGCCATCGACGATCGCCCGTGCGGTTGGCGCGGCGCATCTTCGCTGATGCGCTCAAGAGGGCAAGCCAGCGGACGCCGGACCGGCGCCCACCATGGTGTCCTCGGCGCATGAACGCTATCGAGGGACGTCGACGCGCTGTCGTTGTCGGGGGAAGCATCGCCGGGACGCTCGCGGCCCGCGTACTGTCCGATGTGTACGACCACGTGGTGGTGGTGGACCGTGACGAGGTGCTCGGGGTCAACGGCCCGCGCCGAGGCGTCCCGCACGCCGTCCACGCGCACGGCCTGCACGCGCGCGGGTACCACATCCTCGCCGGCCTGTTCCCCCATCTGCTGGAGGAAGCCGGGAAGCTGGTCGGGCTGACGGTCCGCGACTTCGGCGGCATGCGGTGGTATTTCGACGGGCGGCCGATTGCGACCGCCGACACCGGGCTGCGATCGATCGCCGGCTCCCGGCCGGTTTTGGAGAACTACCTGCGCTCGCGGGTGGCCGCGCTGCCGAATGTGGAGTACCGCCAGTGCACCGAGCTGGTCCGGCTCGTCACGACGGCGGACCGCACCCGGGTGACCGGGGTCCGGCTGCGGGCCAGCGACGCCACCGGCGAGGGCGAGGAGCTGGCCGCGGACCTGGTGGTGGACGCCACCGGCCGGGGCTCGCGCA
Coding sequences within:
- a CDS encoding nucleotide disphospho-sugar-binding domain-containing protein, with amino-acid sequence MRVLVTPLAVHSHFFSMVPLLWACRVAGHEVLVASQPRLVGSAIGAGLPAVAVGRSGDFQTDAVDLMRRHMAGDPEVPSMAEPWIRTARTCAADLVDLGRSWRPDLVLTDPMAYAGPLVADALGVPLVRLLWGPDWPRFGFGFGGHPEGGHPERWPASLVELFESYGARTAVDFAVHTLDLFPPSLQVPGLANRTSVRFVPYSGPGTVPRWLARPPDRPRVCVTWGTNTTVYAGPQSFLVPEILAGLDGLDVELVLALSGPNLALSGPDRERLGDLPAGARLVEHLPLDLVLPSCAALVSQGGAGAMGTAAAHGVPHVVVPVMADQPTNAGLVAATGAGFALYDRPLDPADVRAAVTAAAFDPQPRAAATRLREEILALPTPAQTVPLLENLAAAGVSRPGGRDTGSATR
- the asnB gene encoding asparagine synthase (glutamine-hydrolyzing); translation: MAGRLLMCGIAGWVDFDRDLTGARECVQAMTDTMACRGPDAEGVWLDTHVAFGHRRLAVIDIEGGRQPMPAEADGRTLAMLTYSGEVYNYRELRSQLRARGHRFRTRSDTEVVLRAYLEWGEDFVDHLNGMYAFAMWDARREELLLVRDRMGVKPLFYYPLPAGVLFGSEPKAILANPLAEAVVGLEGLRELMAQAKTPEVTAFQGMYEVRPGHLVRVSRGGLRRRRYWALDAREHIDDLATTVNTVRDLLTDIVSRQLVADVPLCAQLSGGLDSSALTALAARSLRAGGGGPLRSFTVDYFGYAEAFRPSPLMSSHDKPYAHELAAYLGTEHTDILLKTIELADPAVRAATVRAADVPSGAGDFNGSLYLLFRAIREHSTVALSGESADEVFGGYPWLFSPPALAADTFAWIAFLRPGDPLCALLDPGLTARLDLDGYRRQRFRDAVAETPPLPGETPDEARLRVANYINLTRFVPALLDRKDRMSMAVGLEVRVPFCDHRLVEYVYNAPWAMKTFDGMEKSLLRAAVRDLLPASIVQRRKVIYPTTLDPAYELAGRVQLGELLADLDAPVLPLLDVEAARGRAAEPVPDASGWVRRASVEMVLQLNEWLSRYRVRLVD
- a CDS encoding acyltransferase family protein gives rise to the protein MTDLAQRHRAATTIVDGNRSAAVYGIRGMAALALLTVHVAMFSGLLGTRALGDTRPPSNALGAFLVSGLPSFIGVFFVLPALYLYLPLAKSVIAGTRRPAQGRGLVRRLLRLLPAYYLMLAVVLLAFHRGVVDGVWYVLRPVLLLQVYAPSPFVPKLLTGLEVTWTVPTMVQWYLALPLIAWASHRYAIRGATPAIRARRLMLPVPLLIGMGLAWLFFVKANGWDNRIVFWWPQGFAPSIGVGMALAVMIALAQVSPVDTPRFLRAAAGKANLFYLGALVVYLVNCARPFSVIGMDAIYSVSGLLVTYLMVTAFGLLTVPPLVAPGARGSRLLDAVLTNRPVVHLGRVSYGIYLWHFAIMHFVLQPGSVRTGAARPIRELYGTSGFWKLEALTVAGAVLAATVSYYLLERPVAAWGDRLLSRRRPDRPPAVGTGPPDRLAVIGSAPDPAADPATDPTAAAVARAVADRDAIRANLLDLERAMGRELLATASLTGDTRQRWDAATVDLTALWDVFTAYSDVVDRAAAALRDSRPQAATSLLDGPSVRLTGAPAPLDRRHITDDGQVRLTPAAAVARMNELFARTAELVVTVEAMWRDGS